The following is a genomic window from Lysinibacillus sp. G4S2.
AGCGGTGCAGTTTCAGCTATTAATCATCTTTGCCCTTCTAACTACCGCTACATTATCGAGCATAATGATAGGTTTTTTAAGCTATCCTGCACTTTTTAACGAACGCATGCAAATACTTGAAATGAAATAATGTTCTGACGAAATCAATATTATATTATCTAAATTATGTTATACTAAAAAGAAAATGCAGTGAGGAGAATGACCATGTTATTACGCGATTTTTTCATCCACTTATCTGAAAACCAACTATTAAATAGTACTGCAAAAAAATACGGCCTAAAATTAGGAGCACAAAATGTAGTAGCTGGTACAAATATTGAAGAAACAATTGCAAGCATCAAAGAACTTAATGCACTTAATATCTCTTGCACAGTAGATAATTTAGGGGAATTTGTTTCAACTGAAGAAGAAGCAATCAAAGCTAAAGAACAAATCCTTGCTGTTATTGAAGCTATTCATGAAAACAGTGCTAATGCACATATTTCGTTAAAGCCATCTCAATTAGGTTTAGATATTGATGTTGATTTTTGCTACGACAATTTATATGAGATTGTAGAAAAAGCAGCAGCATATGATATATTTGTTAACTTTGACATGGAAGACTACGGTCGTTTACAAACATCTTTTGATATGGTTGAAGAACTATCTAAAACATTTAATAATGTAGGTACTGTTATCCAATCTTACTTTTACCGCGCAAAAGACGATATCGAAAAATTCAAAGACTATCGCCTACGTATCGTAAAAGGTGCTTATAAAGAGCCTGTAGAAGTTGCTTTCCAAGATAAATTAGATATCGATTTAAACTTTATTGAGTTAATCGAATATCATTTACTAAACGGTAAATTTACGTCCATCGCAACACATGACCATAATGTAATTGCACACGTAAAACGCTTTGTAGCTGACAATAATATTCCACTCGATAAATTCGAGTTCCAAATGCTTTACGGCTTCCGTACAGACATGCAGAAAGAGCTTGCTAAAGAAGGCTATAATTTCTGTGTATATGTACCATTCGGTGAAGATTGGTATGGCTACTTTATGCGCCGTTTAGCAGAGCGTCCTCAAAATATTAATCTTGTGACAAAGCAAGTATTTACGAAAAAAACGAACACAGTCCTTGCCGTAGCAGCAGGTGCATTCGTTCTTGGACGTTTAACAAAACGCAAAAAATAAAGTTTAAATATATAAAGAAGCCAGAAGCTTAATCAAATAAGCTTCTGGCTTTCGTTTTGGCTATTTAAAAGGGCTATACGGTCAAAATAACTCGTTACAATCCCTCTAACTAAAGTCGCTCTAATACTTACTTTCCATAGGGCAAATACAAAACCGCTTTCCTCACTGCGTTCTGTGTTTAGAGCAGTAACACTCCCTCCTCAAAATTCTGTGAAAGCAGTGAATGCAGGCTGTAGGTTAACTGTCCGAAAATGCCTGATTGGTGAAGATTGATATCAGCAGGAAGGAAGCCTCCTATGATTAAAGTTTCACTTTATTCAACATGTAAAGCAATAGCTGAAACAATTGCTTCTGCTGCGTACTCCCATTTACCATCAATATAGCTTCCTAGTTTTTGCCCAATCTCTTGTATCATTTCTAGAGTAATTGGTATATCATTTTTTTCTGCTAATGCAGCAATAAATGGAGCTGATAAACTTGTCCATCCACCTCGATCAATTTTGGTCTCCACTTTTTTTACTTCTCCATTTTCTATTTCAATAAGGTAGTATAGCTGGTCATCTGGACGCCAACTTAAATGATGTGAGATCTGACCATTCACTACTGTTAGTTCATTTTTTTTCGTAATAGAAGCTGGTTTTACATTAAATTCATGACCTAGTACATTTAATTTTTTAATTTCAGGGCCTACTAATGCTGCCTGAACAGCTTTGTCCATACTATTTTGTAAAGGGATAGATGTCTCTGTCTCAACTACTGGATCAACCATATCGTCACTTGCAGCAAAAACAGCTGAAGGATATACGCTAGTCAAGGCAAATGTTGTTGCTAATAATGCTGTTGAAGTAACTTTCGTGATTTTTTTCATAATTTCTACCACCCTTACCATTAAAATGTTTTGAAGTTTACTAAATTTTATCATTAATAGGTAAAATGTACAACATCTATTTGGTTTTATTTACGACAAAAGGCATTGAATAGTTTAAATTCAATGCCTTTTGTCTAACTTTTACCCTTACCCCTCTTAGGAGTAAGGGTATTATTTTTTCTTAGATTCTTACTTATTCCACCCTTTTTCCTTAAAACGTGCAATAGCTTCAATACGATTTCCAACATTTAATTTTTCTAAAATAGTTGAAATATAGTTGCGGACAGTCCCTGCTGATAAAAATAATTCGGCAGCAATTTCTTTTGTTGTCTTCCCCTCTGCAACAAGTGTCAGCACCTGACTCTCACGTTCCGTTAAAGGATTTTCACTATCATCCTCATAGACAAAATCAACGAGTTCAGGCGCATAAATTCTTTTGCCATCCATAATCGTGCGAATGGCACTTACCAATTCTTCTATCGGACTATCCTTTAATAGGTAGCCTCGAACGCTAGCCTTTCTTGCACGCTCAAAATAACCCGGCCTTGCAAATGTCGTTAATATAATTACTTTACAACCGGACCCAGAGTTATGTAGCTCCTCGGCAGCATCCAAGCCTGTTTTCAATGGCATTTCAATATCCATAATACAAATATCAGGCTGATGCTCTTCTACAAGCGCCAATGCTTCCTCACCATTTTTTGCTAAGCCGACGACCTCCATATCATCCTCCATACTTAGCAAAGAACGAAGTGCGCCTAATAACATACCCTGATCTTCAGCAATTACAATTCGTATCATGTCACAATCCTCTTTTCTATATGTTCTTCAGATTTTCTTTGACCTTCTGATGCGTAATCGCCACTGGAATCGACACTGTTAATGTAGTACCCTCTTCACTTTCGATTTTAAAGGAACCGTTTATAAACTCTAAGCGTTCACGCATTCCCTTCAATCCGTTACCAGTCTTCCAAGCTTGTTTTTTCGTGATTCCATGTCCATTATCACGAACTACTAAATATACTTCCTTAAAATTTTGATGGAAGGCTATTTCGCATTTTGTAGCACCACTATGCTTAACGACATTATTAACTGCCTCTTTTAAGCACATGGATAATACATTTTCTACAAGTGGTGGAACTTGCAGTTTATCTTTATCTCCATCAAATACGAATTCCATTTCGGCCGCCTTTAATATTTGAGAAATACGCATAAGCTCATCCTCAAATCTAGCTGTTCGCATATCTGATACTAATTCACGCACCTCTTTTAATGCGATACTCGCCGTTTGACGAATATCCTTAATCTCTGTTAGAGCCTGCTGTGGATTACGTTCAATTAATCTTGAAGCCAAGTCACTTTTCAAGCCTATCATCGATAATTTTTGACCGAGAGTATCATGTAAGTCACGAGCAATACGTTGTCTTTCCTCAAAAACAATTAACTCAGCTATTCGTTCATTAGCCGTTTCAAGCTGCCCCTCTAAATTTTCACGTTTATTTTTTGAATAAATCGTTAGTGGCATAAGCACCACCACTAAAATCGTTAAAACAACAAATGGTAGTTGTGATAAAAATAATTGTAGCTCAACAAAGAAGCCAACACCTGTTGAAATAACCGTAAAACCAATATGTAATCCATATATAATATAGAAGCCTACAGGTTTACGAATATTCCCAATGAAGAAAGCTGTAAAAATTGATAAATACACATAGCCATATAATATGGTCATAGCGATATTTATAACCATCCCAAAGCTAATCCACATATAAACAAGACCGCTTTTCGAATTCATGGAAAACCGATAAAAAATAAAATAGAGCATTAAGAATGTAATACCTATTGATATTTCTACATAGGATGATTTTCTAAAAATAAAGAAAAACGGTAGGAAACAAAAAATAATCCATAAATATATACTGAGCATTGGACTATTCGGAACAATACTATGCCATTTCCTCAACATAATCTCACGCTCTTTCCTACTTTTCCCTCATTATAACAAGAAAATTAATTTTATGCCCAAACATGGTTTTAAGCGTGGCAGCCGTTCAATGGCATTTTGCCATAGTAATTGCTTCATCTGCCATATACAACTCATTTATGTAAAACAGCCATCCCTTAGAAGAGATGGCTGAAAATTTTTTTACTAAGCAGCAAAACTGCCACTTGCTTTTCGTTTGATTATTTCATTAATGTCTTTAAAGGATACAAACTTACCTTGATCTTCATCATATAACTTGAAGCGTAATGATTCTAAGCTTTTACGTAACGTAATAGTCGTTGCAGTGTGTAATGGCGGTATTTCATTATGCGCCTGTTCAAGATTATAGTTCGGTACACGTGGAGATAGATGATGTACATGGTGGAAGCCAATATTGCCTGTCATCCATTGTAATAGCTTTGGTAATTTATAATACGAGCTACCTTCAACAGCAGCCTTTACATAATCCCACTCTGATTCATGCTCAAAATAAGAATCTTCATACGTATGTTGGATAAAGAATAACCAAATGCCAAGAGAAGCAGCAACATACAATGTTACACCGTGCACTAATAAGAATGTTTGCCATCCCATAAAGTAAATTAACGCAACACAAATTCCCGTGATGACTACATTTGTTAAATAAGTGTTAAAACGTTCTTTCTGTTTTGCGTCATTACGATTACGACGGTTTAAAATTAACACCATAAATAGTGGTCCTAAGCCAAACATTACGAATGGATTACGGTAAAAACGATACCATAAACGTTGCCCTTTAGATGCTTGTAAAAACTCTTCCACTGTCATCAAATCAATATCACCAATACCACGCTTATCTAAGTTCGAGCTAGTTGCGTGGTGAATTGTATGCTCACGCTTCCATTTTTCATATGGGAATGATGTTAACACCCCAGTTACAAAACCAACCCAGTCGTTTGCTTTTTTATTTTTGAAAAATGAACCGTGTGTACAATCATGGAAAATAATAAATGTTCTTACGACAAAACCAGCAGAAATTATACTTAAACCAACTGATAACCATGGTGAAATATCTACTAACATATATCCAGCTACCCAAAGAGCGATTAACGGTACAATTGTATTGACCATTTGAAAAATACTTTTAGCTGTATCAGATTTCGCAAATGGCGCTACATCTTGGCGCAGCTTTTTTGTTTTTTCTTTATCTGTTGCCATCGTCTTACTCCCTCGTTTCCGTTTTCTTATGACCTCATCATAAAACATGAGTATAAACTAGCAACAGATGCAAACATCATAAAAAGGATATGACATTTGTCATATCCTCTCTACACTTTTGGTCCAGTTAAATGCAACTGATAGAACACAAGGTCTAGCCACTGTCCAAATTTATAGCCTGCATTTTTAATAGTCCCTGCATATTCAAAGCCTAATTTTTCATGTGCTTTAATGCTGCCAATGTTTTCACCATCAATGCCCGCTACTAGTGTCTTCACACCTTGCTCTTCTGCAATTCGAATAAGTTCATGCATTAACTTTGTAGCAATCCCCTTTTGATAATGATCTTTATGCACATATACTGAGTGCTCCATTGTGTGTTTATAGCCAGGATATGGACGGAACTGACTATATGTTGCAAAGCCAGCTACGGTGCCGTTTTCGTCAAAGACAAGTAGAGGATTGCTAGCTTTTCCCTGCTCCTTGAACCACTGCTTTTTTTCTTCTAACGACTGTGTTTCATATCGATAAACGGCTTTGCTTGTTAAAATAATGTCATTGTAGATGGTTAAGACCTCGGGCAAATCTTTCTCTTCCATTAATCGAATCATCATACTCACATCCTTACTTAAAGTGCACTATAATAAATTAGCACTCTGCCTTTCTTTTCCATAGGTTGTAGCCACAATTTAGTAGAAGTTTCAGACAGAGCGCTAAATCTCTTTCATAATCATCCCACTTTCGGTGATGAACCACTTTTTTCAACTTTACACATTAAAATACCGAGCATCTGGATGGGCAAAGACAATCGCTGAAACAGAAGCTTCAGGCTCCATCATAAAGCCTTCCGTTAAATGCACACCAATGTCTTCTGGTTTTAATAAGCCAAACAGTTTCTCTTGATCCTCTAAGTTCGGACATGCCGGATAGCCGAATGAGAAGCGCTGTCCTTGATATTTTGCCGCGAAACGATCACGCATTGTAAAGTCTGTCGCATCTGGGAAGCCCCACTGATCTCGAATTTCTTGATGCATACGCTCCGCAAAGCCTTCCGCAAGCTCAAGTGCTGTAGATTGTAATGCATGACTTTCAAGGAATTTCCCTGCCTCTTTTAGCTGATGAGCCTTTGCCATGACACCTTGTCCTGCTGTTACGACCATTAAGGCAATATAGTCCATTTCACCACTTTCAACTGTTTTCAGGAAATCTGCGAGACATAAAAACGGTTCAACCTGCTGACGTGGGAAGGTAAAACGTTCAATTTCCGTTTTACTATCTGCTGTTTCATACACGACTACATCATCTCCATCTGCTTGTGCAGGGAAAAATTGATACATACCTGATGGCTTCAATAGATCACTTTGTAAATAATCGTCAACTAAGTCTTTTAATTCTGTTGCTCTTGCATCGCCAGCATCAAGCAATTGCTGTACTTGCCCCTTTAAACCTAGGTGATGTCCAAGTAATGTCCGCATATTAACATATGGATATAAATGCGAAACAGCATATTCTCTCTTTACATGGCGTCGCAAATCAGCTGGAAGAAAGACAGGCGCTTCTTTTACCATACGTGTAGGCTTTACAGTTACTTCTTTTGCAGGGCGAGCCGCTCTTTTTTCGTCTGCCTCTAAGCGTTTTTTCCGTGATTCCTCAATTTCAACTAAGAAATCTGCACGTGTATCTGTCCCCATTAGTCGATTCGCCTGCTCTAAACCTTGCATCGCATCCTTTGAATAAATGACAGGTCCATTATATTCGCCGGCGATTTTCGTTTCAGTAAAGCGACGAGATAATGCAGCCCCTCCTACTAAAATTGGTACGTCAATACCCGCTTCCTTGAAATCCTGAGCTGTAATAACCATCTGTTGTGCTGATTTTACAAGTAAGCCAGAAAGTCCAATGAAGTCTGGCTTTTCCTTACGAATTGCTTCAATTAATTGGGTAGGTGTTACTTTAATGCCAAGATCAACAACCTTATAGCCATTATTACTTAAAATAATATCGACTAGGTTTTTCCCAATATCATGCACATCGCCTTTTACAGTAGCAAGTACCATTTTACCCTTACCAGCACTCTCTTCATCTTTCTCCATAAATTGCTCTAAATGTGCCACTGCTGCCTTCATAACACCCGCTGATTGCAATACTTCCGCTACAATCAGCTGGTTATCGTTAAATAAGCGTCCAACCTCCGCCATTCCTTTCATTAATGGCCCATTAATAATATCAAGCGGGGCTCCGAAAATTTCACGAGCGGCATCCAAATCCTCAATAAGACCTTCCTTTGTACCTTCTAAAATATAGTAAGCTAAGCGACCTTCTACTGTTTTAGGAATATCTTCCTCTGTTTTTTCTTTCTTTTTATCACGATAGAAATCCGTAAAAACAGCTAATGTTTCATCATTTGTATGGAAGAGTAAATCATTGGCTAACTTAATTTCCTCTTCAGGAATAGATGCATAACGTTCTAGCTTCTCCGTATTAACAATTGCATAATCTAAACCAGCCTGTGTACAGTGATATAAATACACGGCATTCAATACTTCACGACCTACAGGCGGTAATCCGAACGAAATATTACTTACACCAAGCACCGTTAATGTACGTGGCATTTTTTCTTTAATAAGGCGAATTCCTTCCACTGTTTCAAGTGCTGAGCCAATATACTGTTCATCTCCCGTACCTACAGGGAACATTAGTGGGTCAAAGATAATATCTTCAGGCGCGATACCCCACTTTTCTGTTAACAATTTATAGGAACGCTCAGCAATCTCTAACTTACGGTGTCGATCAACCGCCATACCTTGCTCATCAATTGTACCCACTACTAAAGAGCCACCATATTTTTTCACTAGCGGTAAAACTGCGTCAAAACGCTCCTCGCCATCCTCTAAGTTAATTGAATTAATGATAGCTTTCCCTTGAGAAAATTTAAGTGCTTCCTCAATTACTTTTTCATCTGTTGAGTCAATAACAAGAGGTACTTTTACTTTTTTTACAACCTCCTGCATAAAACCTTGCATATCAGCTAATTCATCGCGGTCAGGATTCGCTAAACAAATATCAATAACATGTGCTCCATTTTTCACTTGGGCACGCGCGATTTCGGCTGCTTCCTCAAACTTTCCGTCAATAATTAAATTTTTAAACTTACGAGAGCCAATTACATTTGTCCGTTCCCCAATAAATAATGGACGCATGGAATCGTCATACACTAATGGCTCGATACCTGATACTACATGGCCATGAGTTGCAGCTGGTAACTGACGAGGCTTTTCGTTCTTTAGCACCTCTCGAATTGCTGCAATATGTGCTGGCGTTGTGCCACAACAGCCTCCGACAATATTCAGCCAGCCCTTTTCGGCAAAACCTTTTAACTTCTGTGATAATGATTCAGGCGACTCATGGTAGCATCCTTCCTCGTCAGGTAAACCTGCATTCGGATAACAGCTAATATAGCCTGTTGAAAGCTCTGCAAGTGAACGAATATGATCCGTCATAAACTCTGGTCCCGTCGCACAGTTTAAGCCAACTGATAACGGTTTAATATGCTCAATGGAAATGTAAAAAGCATCGATTGTTTGACCAGCAAGTGTCGTACCCATCGGTTCAATTGTTCCCGATATCATCACAGGGAGCTCTTTTCCAGTTGCTTCAAAAGCACGAGATACTCCTAGGGTTCCCGCCTTAACATTCAACATATCCTGACTTGTTTCTAGCAACAGAACGTCCGCTCCAGCTTCGATTAATGCCTTTGCCTGTACATAAAAGTTTTCCTCTAACTCATCAAATGTAATACCACCAGTTACCGACAAGGTTTTTGTAGTTGGTCCCATAGCCCCTGCTACAAAACGTGGCCAATCGGATGTTGAAAACTCATCTACTACTTTACGTGCAATTTCCACAGCACGTTTATTGATCTCTTCTGCCTTCGCACCAAGATCATATTCATTTAATACAAGTGGTGTACCGCCAAATGTATTTGTACAAATAATATCTGCTCCAGCCTCTAAATATTTCCTATGAACTTTTTCTAGCACATCTGGTCTAGTTAGCACAAGATTTTCATTACAGCCATCGTATTCCTCGCCGCCAAAATCCTCTGCTACTAAATTTTCATTTTGTAGCATTGTACCCATTGCGCCATCAAGAATTAAAATTCGTTTCTCTAGTTGCTCTTCAATCAAGTGCTTAGCCATTTATACTTACCCCTTTTTTCTGTTCATCCAATTGCTTAATAAATTTCATCAACTCTAGTGTCATATCATAGCGTAAAAATGGTGTGATCAGGTAAATACCATTGAAATATTGCGCTGCTACTTCCACTAATTCCTTGGCAATTGCAATCCCTTCTAGTGTTGCGCGTTCCTTATCTTCACCACAAGCCTTCATACGAGCTAGCGCATCATCAGATAGTTTGATGCCTGGTACTTCATGATGTAAGAACTCCGCACTTTTATAGCTCGTTACTGGCATAATACCTATATATATAGGTGTTTCTAAATGCTTTGTCGCCTCGTAAATTTCCACAATTTTTTCCTTTGTATAAACAGGCTGCGAAATAAAATAATCTGCCCCATGTTCAATTTTCTTTTCTAATCGAGATACAGCGCGATCCAGCACACGTACATTAGGATTAAACGCTGCCGCTACAGAGAAATTCGCCTTTTTACGAAGTGGTTTTCCTGAGAACGATACACCTTCATTTAACTGTTTTATTAATTGGATTAGTTCCATTGAAGATACGTCATAAACGCTAGTCGCACCTGGGAAATCACCTACCTTTGTTGGATCTCCAGTAACCGCTAAAATATCATGAATCCCTAGAGCATTTAATCCCATTAAATGTGATTGAAGACCAATTAAATTACGATCTCGGCAAGTTATATGTGTCAACGGTCGTACCCCATGTGCTTCTTTCAGTAAGGCACCCATTGCAATATTACTAATCCTTGGTGATGCCAGTGAATTATCAGCCATCATGACTACATCTGCGCCAGCCTCATATAATTTTTCAGCGCCTTCAATAAAACCTTCAATTTCTAAATGCCTTGGTGTATCTAACTCCACTATAACTGAGCGTTCACGTTTTGCTTTTACATGTAATGGCTCATAATTTGGTGGCTCTGCCTCACGTAAAACCTCTACTTTTTCTGGCTTCGCGTACTTTTCCTCTACTGGAGATAGCTCCTCTAAGTACTTTTTCACTGCAGCAATATGCTTTGGTGTCGTACCACAGCAGCCACCGATTAAACGCACCCCCTGATCACGAAGTGCTACAGCTGCTCGCCCAAAATAATCTGCCTCTGATTCATAAACGACACGGCCATCCTCTAAATCAAGTAGCGATGCATTCGGATACGCTGACATAAATGCTTTTTCAGGAAGCTCTACACCTTCAAATGCTTGAATAGTATGGTGTGGACCTAAGCGACAGTTAACACCTACGATATCAGCACCTAGCGCTTCAAGTTCATGTAAAGCGTTATTTAAACTCATTCCATTTTGCAAAACTCCTGGTTCATGCATAGAAACTTGAGCAATAATCGGTAATTTTGTTTTAGCTCGTAGCATTGTTAAAGTTGCTGCCAGCTCTTCAAAATCATAATATGTTTCAAGTAAAAGACCATCTGGATTTCCTGCAAGTAGAACCGTTGCTTGCTCTTCAACCGTTGCTAAAATTTCCTCTAACGTTGCATCACTCTTTCGAATACCACGGATTCCTCCAATAGTACCCAAAACAAATTGTCCACCATCTGCTGCCGCTCGTTTAGCAATCGTAATAGCGGCTTCATTAAACTGCTGCACTCGTGATTCTAATCCATAGCGGGCTAATTTTATGGCATTAGCTCCGTATGTGTTCGTTTGAATAATATCGGCTCCAGCTGCTATATATTCTCTATGAATCTTTTCAATTAATTCCGGTCTCTGAACATTCATTTCCTCATGGCAGTACTCCAAGCCATAGCCGTATAAAAGCGTACCAATTGCACCATCTGCTGTAAGAACATTCGTTTTTAACTTTTCAAGCAATCCCATAAAACTAGCCTCTCTTCCCTTATCTCTAAAATAAAAAAGCCTTCTTTCAAAAAAAGAAGGCTTTTACGTTTCGTAATTGTTTTTCCTTCTCATCTTCGACACATAGGTCTTCTGGATTTAGCACCTGACAAAAAGTTGGTTGCTGAAGCTTCATAGGGCCAGTCCCTCAGCTTCTCTTGATAAGAATGTATTATGAATTTTTTAAATAATTAAAAGAATCATATCGTTTACGAACGATTGAGTCAAGACTATTTCACTGAACAAAAGATATTTTCTACTAAAAAAACATTATATTTTGATTTTATTAAGCAATTACAATAGTTTTTCAGCAAGTTCCTCGCCAATTTTTTTCCCGTTTTGAATACAAGCACCTATGCCTACTCCAAAATAAGAACATCCCGCTATTGATAGATTTGGATAGTTGTTCTCAAGCTCTCGCACTAGACCTTGCAACGCTTCACGATGTGCCAAATCATACTTCGGCATTTGGTCAATCCATTTTGTTACATCGACAACAGTTGGTTTTTCCTCAATGCCTAAGCTTTTTCTTACATCCTCTAGAGCAACAGCTGCTAACTCTTCATCTGTCATCATACGCAATCTCTCATACGCAGGGTTAATGCTTTTATAAAAAAGTCGCACAAGTAATTTTCCTTCTGCAGAAGTGTGTTTCCACTTGCGACTTGTCCACGTTGCTGCATTACATATAACATCAGAATTATGCGAAACAATATAACCTGTTCCATCTGCTGGTAATCTATGGTCAGGTACATCAAATCCTAAGTAAATCGTAATGGCTGATGCAGTATTGAATTGTTCAAAATAGCCGTTCAATGATTCATCTTGCAACAAGTTTTGTACTGAGTCATTAGGAAGTGCCAAAACAATATGATCTGCTTCAATCAATTTATCGTTTGCTAATGTAACCGAGTATTGATTCTCCTGCTTTTTAACACTTGTCGTAGCAATTCCTTTAATAATTTCTACATCCGTTAATGTTTCTTCAAGTCGATCAATTAATGACGATAAACCATTTTTAAATGAAATAAATTTTTTATTTGCGGCTTTCGCAAACTGCTCTCTGTTTGCATCGAAACCTTTAATAATACTACCGTATTCATTTTTATAATCGATTAAATACGGTAAAGTGGAAGCAATAGAAAGTTGATTTAAATCTCCCGAATATACACCTGCAAGTACTGGTGCTATTTGGTTTTGAACAAGCTCCTCACCTAAATAATATGTTAAAAATTCCCCAATAGAGCTTTCCTTTGTAAATCTTTCATTTGGCATTGTTAAATCATTTAATGCTACCTTTT
Proteins encoded in this region:
- a CDS encoding proline dehydrogenase family protein is translated as MLLRDFFIHLSENQLLNSTAKKYGLKLGAQNVVAGTNIEETIASIKELNALNISCTVDNLGEFVSTEEEAIKAKEQILAVIEAIHENSANAHISLKPSQLGLDIDVDFCYDNLYEIVEKAAAYDIFVNFDMEDYGRLQTSFDMVEELSKTFNNVGTVIQSYFYRAKDDIEKFKDYRLRIVKGAYKEPVEVAFQDKLDIDLNFIELIEYHLLNGKFTSIATHDHNVIAHVKRFVADNNIPLDKFEFQMLYGFRTDMQKELAKEGYNFCVYVPFGEDWYGYFMRRLAERPQNINLVTKQVFTKKTNTVLAVAAGAFVLGRLTKRKK
- a CDS encoding methyltransferase, which produces MKKITKVTSTALLATTFALTSVYPSAVFAASDDMVDPVVETETSIPLQNSMDKAVQAALVGPEIKKLNVLGHEFNVKPASITKKNELTVVNGQISHHLSWRPDDQLYYLIEIENGEVKKVETKIDRGGWTSLSAPFIAALAEKNDIPITLEMIQEIGQKLGSYIDGKWEYAAEAIVSAIALHVE
- a CDS encoding response regulator transcription factor, with amino-acid sequence MIRIVIAEDQGMLLGALRSLLSMEDDMEVVGLAKNGEEALALVEEHQPDICIMDIEMPLKTGLDAAEELHNSGSGCKVIILTTFARPGYFERARKASVRGYLLKDSPIEELVSAIRTIMDGKRIYAPELVDFVYEDDSENPLTERESQVLTLVAEGKTTKEIAAELFLSAGTVRNYISTILEKLNVGNRIEAIARFKEKGWNK
- a CDS encoding sensor histidine kinase, with amino-acid sequence MLYFIFYRFSMNSKSGLVYMWISFGMVINIAMTILYGYVYLSIFTAFFIGNIRKPVGFYIIYGLHIGFTVISTGVGFFVELQLFLSQLPFVVLTILVVVLMPLTIYSKNKRENLEGQLETANERIAELIVFEERQRIARDLHDTLGQKLSMIGLKSDLASRLIERNPQQALTEIKDIRQTASIALKEVRELVSDMRTARFEDELMRISQILKAAEMEFVFDGDKDKLQVPPLVENVLSMCLKEAVNNVVKHSGATKCEIAFHQNFKEVYLVVRDNGHGITKKQAWKTGNGLKGMRERLEFINGSFKIESEEGTTLTVSIPVAITHQKVKENLKNI
- a CDS encoding fatty acid desaturase, whose protein sequence is MATDKEKTKKLRQDVAPFAKSDTAKSIFQMVNTIVPLIALWVAGYMLVDISPWLSVGLSIISAGFVVRTFIIFHDCTHGSFFKNKKANDWVGFVTGVLTSFPYEKWKREHTIHHATSSNLDKRGIGDIDLMTVEEFLQASKGQRLWYRFYRNPFVMFGLGPLFMVLILNRRNRNDAKQKERFNTYLTNVVITGICVALIYFMGWQTFLLVHGVTLYVAASLGIWLFFIQHTYEDSYFEHESEWDYVKAAVEGSSYYKLPKLLQWMTGNIGFHHVHHLSPRVPNYNLEQAHNEIPPLHTATTITLRKSLESLRFKLYDEDQGKFVSFKDINEIIKRKASGSFAA
- a CDS encoding GNAT family N-acetyltransferase; this encodes MIRLMEEKDLPEVLTIYNDIILTSKAVYRYETQSLEEKKQWFKEQGKASNPLLVFDENGTVAGFATYSQFRPYPGYKHTMEHSVYVHKDHYQKGIATKLMHELIRIAEEQGVKTLVAGIDGENIGSIKAHEKLGFEYAGTIKNAGYKFGQWLDLVFYQLHLTGPKV
- the metH gene encoding methionine synthase, translated to MAKHLIEEQLEKRILILDGAMGTMLQNENLVAEDFGGEEYDGCNENLVLTRPDVLEKVHRKYLEAGADIICTNTFGGTPLVLNEYDLGAKAEEINKRAVEIARKVVDEFSTSDWPRFVAGAMGPTTKTLSVTGGITFDELEENFYVQAKALIEAGADVLLLETSQDMLNVKAGTLGVSRAFEATGKELPVMISGTIEPMGTTLAGQTIDAFYISIEHIKPLSVGLNCATGPEFMTDHIRSLAELSTGYISCYPNAGLPDEEGCYHESPESLSQKLKGFAEKGWLNIVGGCCGTTPAHIAAIREVLKNEKPRQLPAATHGHVVSGIEPLVYDDSMRPLFIGERTNVIGSRKFKNLIIDGKFEEAAEIARAQVKNGAHVIDICLANPDRDELADMQGFMQEVVKKVKVPLVIDSTDEKVIEEALKFSQGKAIINSINLEDGEERFDAVLPLVKKYGGSLVVGTIDEQGMAVDRHRKLEIAERSYKLLTEKWGIAPEDIIFDPLMFPVGTGDEQYIGSALETVEGIRLIKEKMPRTLTVLGVSNISFGLPPVGREVLNAVYLYHCTQAGLDYAIVNTEKLERYASIPEEEIKLANDLLFHTNDETLAVFTDFYRDKKKEKTEEDIPKTVEGRLAYYILEGTKEGLIEDLDAAREIFGAPLDIINGPLMKGMAEVGRLFNDNQLIVAEVLQSAGVMKAAVAHLEQFMEKDEESAGKGKMVLATVKGDVHDIGKNLVDIILSNNGYKVVDLGIKVTPTQLIEAIRKEKPDFIGLSGLLVKSAQQMVITAQDFKEAGIDVPILVGGAALSRRFTETKIAGEYNGPVIYSKDAMQGLEQANRLMGTDTRADFLVEIEESRKKRLEADEKRAARPAKEVTVKPTRMVKEAPVFLPADLRRHVKREYAVSHLYPYVNMRTLLGHHLGLKGQVQQLLDAGDARATELKDLVDDYLQSDLLKPSGMYQFFPAQADGDDVVVYETADSKTEIERFTFPRQQVEPFLCLADFLKTVESGEMDYIALMVVTAGQGVMAKAHQLKEAGKFLESHALQSTALELAEGFAERMHQEIRDQWGFPDATDFTMRDRFAAKYQGQRFSFGYPACPNLEDQEKLFGLLKPEDIGVHLTEGFMMEPEASVSAIVFAHPDARYFNV